In the Lepisosteus oculatus isolate fLepOcu1 chromosome 6, fLepOcu1.hap2, whole genome shotgun sequence genome, one interval contains:
- the LOC107078198 gene encoding 182 kDa tankyrase-1-binding protein-like translates to MSRPDTLSVVQAMLLRVSFRELSWTSPRDSQQQVGQLSVAPLREERTGVAAEGNPGIPSAPERQLGRTLHPLLEKMPHTFPLPIRAESHNDLVAKKAEPSASTGVQAPPTQEGQRGGDLGHSRDSSSFETLIPGLDFHAKIFTGSENTRLCSGSQSCPTGVSGFGPEALESSQSQDGVLHEVLIMSSPRDRPEGQCDILNTSSGESFQERSVREPVEAYWATETEQSNIPKEELQPLDFSCIQSAEVLNSSPWVERARLNRRRAHRPAGFREKDDDAYWMYRDTTAPVFEIETSDEEMSEDEDKMTQWRKGILYKIRRSRLLAHIPTDTSRSSSTQQQDTARAGHTDILPKKRKIMNPIQTSRSPVKSALLPRREKGSSSHCPKWIQVQKQKRKRKP, encoded by the exons ATGTCCAGACCGGACACATTGAGTGTCGTCCAGGCCATGCTCTTGCGAGTGTCCTTCAGAGAGCTGTCCTGGACAAGCCCGCGGGACAGCCAGCAACAGGTGGGACAGCTATCTGTGGCTCCGCTCCGCGAGGAGAGGACTGGGGTGGCGGCGGAGGGGAATCCCGGCATTCCCAGCGCtccagagagacag CTTGGTCGCACGCTCCACCCCCTGCTGGAGAAAATGCCACACACCTTCCCTCTGCCAATCAGGGCAGAGAGTCACAATGACCTCGTGGCTAAGAAGGCAGAGCCGAGCGCCAGCACAGGGGTCCAGGCTCCACCCACAcaggaggggcagaggggtggtGACCTGGGACACAGCAG ggacagcagcagttttgaaacTCTTATCCCCGGCCTTGACTTTCATGCTAAGATTTTTACTGGATCTGAAAACACCAGGCTCTGTTCGGGATCTCAAAGCTGCCCCACTGGGGTATCCGGGTTTGGACCTGAGGCCCTGGAGAGCAGTCAATCTCAGGACGGTGTGTTGCATGAGGTGTTAATAATGAGCAGTCCACGCGACCGTCCAGAGGGGCAGTGTGACATTCTGAACACCAGTAGTGGGGAGAGCTTTCAGGAGAGGAGTGTTCGTGAGCCAGTGGAGGCCTACTGGGCGACAGAGACTGAGCAGTCGAACATCCCCAAGGAGGAACTGCAGCCCCTCGACTTCTCCTGCATTCAG TCTGCGGAGGTTCTGAACAGCAGTCCCTGGGTGGAAAGGGCTCGTCTGAACCGAAGGAGAGCGCACCGTCCAGCCGGTTTCAGAGAGAAGGACGATGACGCATACTGGATGTACAGAGACACCACAG CACCAGTTTTTGAGATAGAGACATCAGATGAAGAAATGTCAGAGGATGAGGATAAAATGACACAGTGGAGGAAGGGGATATTGTATAAAATCCGTCGTTCACGGCTCCTGGCTCACATTCCTACTGACACCTCCAGATCCTCTTCCACACAGCAGCAGGACACAGCTAGAGCTGGACACACTGATATTCTACCAAAGAAG aGGAAAATTATGAATCCCATTCAGACATCACGATCACCAGTGAAGTCAGCTTTGCTGCCAAGGAGGGAGAAGGG ATCCAGCTCCCATTGTCCCAAATGGATCCAAGTGCAAAAACAGAAGAGGAAAAGGAAACCGTAG